aatttacgtaatatcatataatttttattgtttataaataaatcaatttatGAACTTTTTGACAATTTCTTTTAAATAGAATTGGACCATTTTTTTCTTATGGAGTTATATCATTGCTCACAGATGACGTGTATGAGAAAAAGAATGACTACCTAAAACATATGTTCATGAACATCATGTTTGATTTTCACATCCAAACATGGCGCCGTACATAGCAGAACAATCAATGTGAACAATGTTTGTTGGAAAGTAAGTTAGGTCAAGAGAGATGAGGTTCATTTCATTCACAAATTAGTAATAGATATTAATTGGtaatagaataatttattttttatatattgatttgtacagaaattatttttaatataggGATAACAATTGTGTTttgattaaatattaatatttaaaatgtattataaaattataaaagtaacAAAAAGATGTCTAACATATATCTATATATTACTAGAATGATGATATGTAATTAACATGCATTTTGTGTGTTGCTAAAATAATAACGCacattttatattaatttttacctGTAAAATTCACCCACATATAATtacattaaataattttattttcaacaataatactaataattttttatataaaaaaatagccTGATTTGTAATTCGCGCTTTATAATCATAGAATAGTATATATCACTCTCTTGAGAGTAATACGCCATCTTATATTTGTAGCATTTAAGGTGATGATTTTACATAAGTGTATAATTTGCTTTCTTTTATCATTTCTTTGATAAAAGGGTTAGCGCAGAAGATTTTAAGTTGTAACGACAGAGGAGAAAtgtttacaaaaataatatatataaaaattaaccatcaaattaagtattatatattaatatatatatatattattttatatattttaatatgtattttatattttatacttttaatgtgtattaatatttttttctatatctTAATATTTACGTGGGACGATTAATCCCTTACTAGTTCAGTAGTTCTTAAGCAGCTTAATCAATGGGGATGACTGCGACTTGAGCGAgacttttaaaagattttttatgttccaaaaagaaaagatattGAAAGTTTGAAACCCTACTTATTAGTTAACTAGAAAGAATAAGCTCATTCAATTAAGCTACACGCCTACACCTCCAAATTGTATAATTATTATACATCAAATGACTTCAATTATTTctatttcataaataaaaaatattatttatacatcaAAAGTAATCactatatatttttatactaataattaattttaatttacctAATATAGTttaacataaataatataacatTAGAAGcatagagagagaaagataaagaagTATAAAAACTTGATGCTACACTCCTTTTATGGTTTGTGTTTGTGCTACCATTTTAGAGTCTCCTTTACTCCACCACACGCTCCACAATAACAACACcacctctctctttctcttctccttttgAGGGTGGTGGGTGGCTTAGTGGGGGCAACTTAATATATTGCATTTTGACTTTATAGCCCCTCAACTTAATCATCTTCCTCCTctaacttttatttatttacaaataAAGGTACCTTTTTTTAATCTCCCTTAACATCGATGTTAAATACCTATGCTATGATTATCAACATCACAAACCATCGCATTAtattcaacaaaaataaaagctAAAACTACACTCTCTAGTTACACTATCATTTTCTCTTCACTTTGTGGTGTCTCTTTTCATAAAGGATCTTGTCGCTCTCTCAGATTTGGCCATTTTGAAGAGTAATGgcaggaggaggaggaggaaaatCAGATGAGCCACAACCACATCCACCCAAGGATCAGTTACCAAATATCTCTTACTGCATTACTAGTCCACCTCCATGGCGTgagtctttttattttttatttagattcaaaagaataaaaagctcTTTCTTTCTCACTTCCCAGAATATCCCATATTAATTCTTTTTTGACCGAGTAAAAAATCAGCTCACTTTAAAGCTGTTTCATgttaaagaaaaagagaaagaaaggaCAAACTTCAAACTTCTGGGTTGTTTAATTCATGAGTCCCTGATTTTTCACCaactcttttattattatttcttaaaagcaaaaaatgtttattatttttggttttgcATTTGGGGAACTTGGATACTTCATATTTTTATGCGACTCGAAGCATGTTTAAAGTTGTGTATGTCTGTGTGACTGtgtgctcttttttttttttaattttaaaaatttattttcacattattttttatcttaatacTACATTCATGTTTGAGGTTCTTCGCAGTTGTTTCCAGATCCAGATTTggtaacaaaaattttgattcGCTGCTTTCAAATTTAGGCCCTTTAtctaaattttcattttttaaggACATATTGCTATAATTGTTGCTTCTATATTTTCTTCAAATAAAAGgaataatgatttttttttttaagagaaacAAAATCTATATTATTCATATTGTTGGATTTAGGTACATTTAAGAACAGCAGTACAGCACCGACACTATACAGTGAACTATTGAACAAAGTAGTCAAGTTaatcatttataaattttagtgtGTTTTAAACATAAAGTAATTTAATTGCTGTaattaaatttcttttaattttaaattgtgtTTGCTTGACATagttagaatatttttaaaaggtTGTTACTTTTATGAAGACATCTTCATATGAAAATAATCTTGCAAGCAGTTAGATGGTTCAGTCAAATATGTCAATCTATCTAACGGTTCATAATATTATCTTCACACAGAGATATCGAAGTAGCCACCAAAAATGCtttgtttgaaaaatatttttggattactTTTATTCATAAAATATGTAGTTACTTACTGTGCAGTTACAATTTTAAGAATCTCTTTGCCATGGGATTTCAATTTGTTTTTGTgttctttttattcttaaacTAATTTGATGAGAAATTTTGGTGACATTATGATGCAGCTGAGGCCATACTTCTTGGTTTTCAACATTTTCTTGTGATGCTTGGAACAACTGTGCTTATTCCCACTGCTCTTGTCCCTCAAATGGGAGGTGGCAATGTAAGTGATAATTGATGATACagcaatttttatttaatgtggAATATTATTGACTATACTGTACAGTCATAAGGTTTGATACTACATTCTCATTGTAGCCAAAAGttatgtgaaaaaaaaagattcattgttctACTTTGTGCAGGAGGAGAAGGCAAAAGTGATCCAAACATTACTATTTGTAGCTGGTATTAACACATTGTTGCAAACACTGTTTGGAACTCGACTACCTGCAGTCATAGGAGGATCTTATACCTTTGTTCCAACCACAATCTCGATTATTCTTGCCGGTCGATTCAGTGGTGAACCAGATCCCATAGAGGTCTTGTGTGATCAAAACTAAAATGTTtcactcttttttattttttttcccttttttctaAGCTCTCATGAAGATTTTAATTACTAACTCTGGTCCAAAATAAGTGTCCATTGAGAAAGAAATTAGGCAGCACTAATTAAAATTTTCCACTAGTAAAACTATTAAGAGCATATGattataaggaaaagattttttttttgtttgaattgtAATAATTTTGCCAATTTAACCTCAACTATCAAatgttaaataataatataatcaaTCATTTTATATCCGTATTTGTAATTATACCACTTAAAATAGCTTTTTCTCACATTCCAAATATAATAAATTGTCTTAAAACTACTTTTCAGCTAAAGTATCAAACATACATAAATGGATTATTACATAATTAATAATCATTTTAAAAAGGcattatacaaataaaaatttttgacataagtttaaatttttagcCTATGAGAGGATAAGTGGGAAAATAATATCAATAGAGAAGAGTTAATGAGAATGACTTTTTACAGTCAATCTAATTTATCTATAATCAAGATATTGTTAAACTCAACAACCATGTTGGACGTGCACTAAAATTAGCTACCATCATGGAATACACATTAAAAAAGTAGTTAaactacatatatatttatacacaaatatatgaTGGCTGATTTTTTGTGTGTACAAAGTATTTTTGTAAACCTAATTATTGTAGGTAATTAATTTTGGACACATATCTGTAGTACTTTGTCATGAAATGAGACTTAAACTGGATGGAGACTACTGTGTTGCTACTTGCTTGTTAATTGTTATTCTATTATGCATATTTTGTTTCTATGTTATGCTTTTTGCTAACAAGTGTCCTAAGCGCTCTAGCTGGGTTACCTGTTTTGAATAGTTTTCCTAACTTATATAcatgttttgtttgtttgtttgtttgtttttttattacaataattgGAAAGTTAGAAGCTTGCTATGCTTAATTTGATTGTAAACAGATGaatatcaattcaattcaagcaCTAAAGAAAGACATGGGATTTTATGCTGATTTGATTGGAACTGTTTGATCACATTTTTCTGTTTGGTTTGCTTATTTATGTAATCAGAAATTCAAGAGAATAATGCGGGCAATCCAGGGTGCTCTTATTGTTGCTTCAACACTTCAAATAGTACTAGGCTTTAGTGGCCTCTGGCGTAACGTTGCGAGGTTGGTCTCTGTTCTTTGTAAACAGCTGCAATGtattttctttatctttatgtttatgGCTTTAACATCTCTGAGCTAAAATGCAACCCAGATTTTAAGAATTCCCTTTTCATTTTCCATTGTTTCATGAAATGATGTTTCTAGTACTATTGAAAAGATTAAAGGACGTATTATTCTTGTGAATTGGAACAATGTTACCATGTGATGTAACTTATTTTGACTAGGTTCTTAAGTCCTCTTTCGGCTGTTCCTTTGGTATCTCTGGTTGGTTTCGGCTTGTACGAGTTAGGATTTCCTGGGGTAAGTCTTTTGATTCAGATTTAAAATGATCATGTTCACGACGAGTTCTAGAAAGTCTCAACGTTGATGTGTCTTTGGATTTAGGTTGCTAAATGTGTTGAGATTGGACTGCCAGAACTTGTATTGCTAGTATTTGTCTCACAGGTATAGTTCCTCGAATTTTCATACACTCATTATCGAGCATTATGATCTTAGTTACTTCAGTTCTCTTGAATTTATATTTTCCTAGCATGATGGTTTCTACAAGTCCAAATTTGTTGTTAACTAGTGGCTATTGTGCAGTATGTGCCCCATGTGTTAGGTTCCGGGAAGCATATCTTCGACCGTTTCGCAGTCATTTTTACAGTTGTAATTGTGTGGGTATATGCTCATATACTCACCGTCGGAGGGGCCTATAACAATGCCGCACCCAAAACACAGTTGTCCTGCCGCACCGACCGTGCTGGACTTATTAATGCAGCTCCTTGGTTAGTTGTTTGATTTCCTTTAATTTTATACcttaattgtattttttatatgtGGAAACTATGTCATTATTAAACGGTTTTTATATTAATCTCATAGTATATAAGTCTAAATTATCAGCATTTGGATGAGACAAATCCGATTGAAAATATATGCAGGGGGACTAACTTTAAAACTTAGTTATTTAATGCCAATAGAGCCTTAATTTTATTCATTCAACAGTTTTCTCCTTTTCCAGATTCATATTCTTATATTCTAGAAAGGTTTATGAAAGTGGATATATGTGATGTGTAATTCTTAAATCTTTTAGGGGTACTTACTAAACTTTGAAGCAAGGACAGAAATATATATTTGATATCCTCAACATAGATTTCTGATGGATTTTGAGTTTGCAGGATAAGAGTTCCATATCCCTTCCAATGGGGAGCACCTTCGTTTGATGCAGGAGAAGCCTTTGCCATGATGATGGCCGCTTTCGTTGCTCTTGTAGAGGTAATTATGTTCTTTAATCTAGCATTCCGAAATGGTGtttataagaaaagaaaataggaCAAACATTTTGCTGGTGACAAAGGGCAGCCTAGTCTCTCCCTCCATAATTTCCCTACTTTCCTTTTCTTAGTTCATCATCTTGTACACAATATATGTGCCACAGGACCATAAGACATAGTACACATAATGCAATACATTCAGGTACGGGTATGCAGTACGCGGTACTCGACATGTAAAATATATTAGGTGGAAAGTATATTTATAACATACCAATTAGTTGAATTGGTGAATTCATGTAACTATGCCATAAGACTCTGCCTTATTCGTTTTTCCCCTTCGGTGTCTATGGTTGTGTGGAATTTCCTTCTAATGTATGCATGTCACCCTTGGGAGGCATTAGGTAACTGTCTCAACACATAAAGTAAGAAGTGCAGAGACATTGGGGTCAGAAACCTGTTGTCAATATTGCTGCTAGCTTGTTACTATCATTTGTACCAATTCAATTTAGTAGCCAGTCCTTCCCCAAAAGTGACAAATATAGTAGCTTCCTGTGACCAaagagttttttattttatttattttgagtctaattttgatgcactgacAGTGTAAAACAGTCGTTCAATCACATTAGATGCAAAATTGTTTTACACTGACAATGCATCAAAacttaaattcttttttttttttataggtaactaataattttttcttatatttgtCTTGCATCTCAGCGAACACTAGCCaattctctattttattttttttttaaataaaagtgtTAGCTCCtaatatattttgttttcttttaaaaacTAATGGAAACAATTATAACCAATTCTCAAATTTATAATTCTGTAAAATGACAAAGTGCACACACACTGCACGAAAATTAATATCAGTATTGTCGTGTTGTGTGTAAGCTTTAGAATGAATGCAGTTGGTGATGTGcattttcaaattaaatttgCTACTGACATGTTTTTTGTTCCTTACAAGTAGTCCAGTGGAGCTTTTATTGCTGTATATAGGTATGCCAGTGCAACTCCTTTACCTCCCTCTATTCTCAGTAGGGGTATCGGTTGGCAGGTATAAACATTTAAATATTtggaaaacaaattaaatttcttgaatttataaaataataatactaatttGCATCTTCTATCTGCTTACAGGGAGTTGGCATTCTGTTATCGGGATTGTTCGGAACTGTGAACGGATCCTCAGTATCTGTGTAAGACttaattgttctacttgtatTGTATACTCTACCTAACGGTCATTGTCGATGAAAGGAATTCATATGTTTTCTCTCCACAGAGAAAATGCAGGCCTTTTGGCTTTGACCAAAGTTGGAAGCAGAAGAGTTGTGCAAATATCTGCCGGATTTatgattttcttttcaataCTTGGTGAGTTGATGAACCATGAAAATGTGAATGCATTTTCTTCTGTTGTTAACACTGCTGACTTTTCCTTTCCCTTTTAGGGAAATTTGGAGCGGTTTTCGCATCCATCCCGCCTCCCATTGTTGCTGCTCTTTACTGCTTGTTCTTTGCTTATGTCGGTAAGTTCGTATTTTGATTATTTCAACAAACAGCataataatgtaattttttaaaagtttgtgttaatatatatattttttttataaattttaggtgCTGGGGGTATAAGTTTCCTTCAGTTCTGCAATCTCAACAGTTTTAGGACAAAGTTCATACTAGGCTTCTCTGTGTTCCTTGGCTTGTCAGTGCCTCAGTACTTCAATGAGTACACAGCAATTAATGGTTTTGGACCAGTCCACACTGGTGCCAGATGGGtatgcataacattcatatatAGTAATATTGGGAAAATGCAATTAACTCACCCAAACTTCTAACCCCCTAAACAATTTAAAATGTGCAATTCGATGCGGTCAAGACTTGACAATACCGTTTGTTAAGAGAGTCACTCCGGTAAAAATGTctaaaatgtcttttttttaaagatattttttaataattaaaatttaacgcatataatcaattaaattatattatttttgtcaaaattaagccaaacaaattaatttgaccaaaaaatggtaaattaaattttgaattggtctaaattaatattatttcttttataaaaaaatgactacaatactcaaattataaaaaatgactaaaatactcttattatatatattaattttgagaatcctaaattctaatcatttttttctttgtcgTCGTAGAGTTAGGATTTAGagttttcaatatatatatatataaaataagagtattttagtaatttttcataatagggatattgtagtcattttttataaaagataatattaatttagaccgattcaaaatttaattcaccatttttcggtcaaattaatttgtctgacctaattttaacaaaaataacaagatttaatcgattatatatgttaaattttaattattaaaaaatatctttaaaaaaagatgtttttgaTGTCTTTATCAAAGTGGTTCCTTTTTGTTAATTGTCCTTTTTAAAGGTACTTTTGGAAGAAAAGTTAACAAGATATTTAAAGAAGGTTAATTGCATTTTTcccaaataataatatttactcCATCCGTTCGAAAATATCCATTACTTTGAAATTTTTGATACattagaaattaaattcaatGTGTTTACATCAAAATTCCAAAGTGACCAATATTTTGTTTAATGTTATTTGAAcatcaaaattagttattataatcAACCGCCAATGtatatgtataaatacatgcggtttaatttatttttaatatgtatttgttttctaacatatattttatatttgtgcAATTTGAAGAGTCAAATTGCACATTTCGAAAGTTCAAAGAGTAGAATATTTGTTTTTTAACCTAGCTTGTAACAAAAGAATCTTTGTTTTTTAAGTGATCTTTTCTTTTTAAAGATCTTTTGAAATAGTAAAActaatttgattagatatttcatataaaaatatttttttacgtatcaattatgtttgaatataataaaataaaaatattttttttgtttatttactatgttaaaatatcttttttttctaaagCAAAAAAGATTTATGCAAATTGTAgcttttgagaaaaaaaaaattgagattttTTTAACAACCTAATGGTAGCAAAGATGCTAAGATGAAGGAGTTGTTAATAATTATGCTATGTTGAGTTGCAGTAATAACATTTTATGTACCTTTTGGCAGTTCAATGATATAATAAATGTGCCATTCCAATCAAAGCCATTTGTTGCGGGTGTTGTGGCATATTTCCTAGACAACACACTACACAAGAGAGACGGTGCTATAAGAAAAGACAGAGGAAAACATTGGTGGGACAAGTATAGGTCTTTCAAGGGTGACTCCAGAAGTGAGGAGTTTTATTCACTTCCTTTCAATCTAAACAAGTACTTCCCATctgtttaatttgtttgattcaAGCTTATTATAACTTGCTCTCTCTCTCACATTCACCAAAACTCTGCTTGTTTCTCAGATTTCATTGGATCTGATTACAAGCTATAGTCTATATTATTTAATTGTCCCACTTtgttatagatttttttttgtaaaacgTTCTATTTTTGTTGCTGGTGTTTTTATGTATATTCTAGTCAAGAAAATGGATTCATGTAGTAATGTTCATCCTTAATTTTATCTCCAATTTCTGTCATCATACTGTTATGAATAATCTGATGTCAGAGTAATTTTGTATTAGATTAATTAGTTCTTAAAAAAGTAAAATCGGTAAATTAGTTCCTAATATTTTAAGGTGAGAAATTAGTCCTTTGTTTAGTGTGCGCGtgttcttttttatatatattttggtaATGGTAGGGAGTCTAAACTCTAAACTGTCTAAATAATGTGTAATTTGTTTAGGATTATACAAAATAAATAgattattttagatattttttggACAGGAAATTATTAGGAGTTTAGGACAAGCTATGGGTGTGGTATTTTTTTGGTGTCTTGCTGTGGGCTTTGTATAAATAGTTTCttactttattttttgtaaatttgtaaattttagAGTAAAGTGATATATTGATAATTAAGTCACGAGAATTTCAACTTCggattatttgattattttaaagtCCTAATTTATAAAAGTGAAgccaattaattaattttagacACTCACTTGATCatactgaaattttaattatatcactTTATTATTGAGGATGCTACATCGACACTGCAATGTTCCACATGAATACGGTGTTAATGACAATTAAATTAAGAACAATGGAGATTTATAATTCGTAGATTCATGGATCAATTTGCTTATTTCCAAAGTCAGAAATGATTTAAATGAGTAAGAAATTTCAGGTATCAACTTAGACATCACTCCTACATACTCAAAAAAGCAGAATTATGTATGGTTATATcctaattagaaaaatattctGCGTATATTTAGCTGCATTTGTTTACGGATACGAAATACTGAGACAGAGGCacagaaatataaaattatgtttgACAGATGAGatatagataaaaatattgTGTTCTgagatattaaattaatatattttatatttgtcgtgacaaaaaatatttttattatatatttttaaaattttttgaataaaaaataaaaataaattaaatttttataatttattctaatttattattaaataaaatataaaaatactaatttttatgttttaatctTTTGTATCAGTATGTTATGTTATTCTATTATAATGAAACGAGGCTTTCTAGAATGTATAATTGTATGGTGGTCCATGCACAGTCGTGCCTTCCCCCATTTAATTTCACATTGAATGTGAAAGCGAGACTCACCACCTTCTTTTATCATCTATATCATATTTTCATGCTTGTTGCTGGCATGCCATAGTAATTATAAATACTAGCATGCATACTGGATTAACTTTCAAGCAATCTATGTTATTGCAAGTAGCAATAGGCAGAATATACACAGCTCATATAGAATAAATGTTTAACAACCctgtattttaatttatattatttagttGAAATTTCTCCCACTAGCTATACCTTTACAATCTTTGAtcttatacatatattttttcatttttcggtgttttcttttttttttttttgaattttttacaAAAGTCTAAAAGCATTAAACACTAGAAAACCATCAAACCTAAACAAATAACTtcaaataatgaaaaaatagaACTTATTGTTCccaaatataaatttatttcgGTTGTTCAAAATTTACTTCCACAATTATATTGATCAAATATaagttttaatttagtttttaaaattttaattattacaTTTATTTTAACTGCTAATGTGAATTACctttgtaaa
The genomic region above belongs to Arachis stenosperma cultivar V10309 chromosome 5, arast.V10309.gnm1.PFL2, whole genome shotgun sequence and contains:
- the LOC130982230 gene encoding nucleobase-ascorbate transporter 6, which translates into the protein MAGGGGGKSDEPQPHPPKDQLPNISYCITSPPPWPEAILLGFQHFLVMLGTTVLIPTALVPQMGGGNEEKAKVIQTLLFVAGINTLLQTLFGTRLPAVIGGSYTFVPTTISIILAGRFSGEPDPIEKFKRIMRAIQGALIVASTLQIVLGFSGLWRNVARFLSPLSAVPLVSLVGFGLYELGFPGVAKCVEIGLPELVLLVFVSQYVPHVLGSGKHIFDRFAVIFTVVIVWVYAHILTVGGAYNNAAPKTQLSCRTDRAGLINAAPWIRVPYPFQWGAPSFDAGEAFAMMMAAFVALVESSGAFIAVYRYASATPLPPSILSRGIGWQGVGILLSGLFGTVNGSSVSVENAGLLALTKVGSRRVVQISAGFMIFFSILGKFGAVFASIPPPIVAALYCLFFAYVGAGGISFLQFCNLNSFRTKFILGFSVFLGLSVPQYFNEYTAINGFGPVHTGARWFNDIINVPFQSKPFVAGVVAYFLDNTLHKRDGAIRKDRGKHWWDKYRSFKGDSRSEEFYSLPFNLNKYFPSV